The following proteins are encoded in a genomic region of Bicyclus anynana chromosome 12, ilBicAnyn1.1, whole genome shotgun sequence:
- the LOC112042865 gene encoding uncharacterized protein LOC112042865: protein MFSILSTDLEAKPVSLNDIIAAEEKVAQLTARRPTATKSRQLYTLSDIDTPTRVKKNSPLHYRKAFQIESPSKPKKLKISQRPWYNRKKLTNKREINHNDGIIQKYIPLLKNLRLLVDNILAPDSSESYEPSDKKYKRNHSPTNERDKDERNDSLGNKRDKVVCTCSHRSSSESPTRPQEETVTSTAPLATEIQDEVTIITTTTPASSTIDDNVRGIRRYTNVPILSTRNPSSFWRDDSRLGQRDSSSFDRSIEGHIPGNNGANERNTRGETWPHTENYEEYTNSYSRNDASRDRSSEQFPGIGIESGDTEFHRGTSKTEELPVPRNETFENVTKYVLEHEREMEYKTRRDETESSLPVPEFPSRLRGFESQEEEMAIRTYKIDKESILQNSTRDKQFSDGNGPYTSEDQGIRRANKAIAPKHILPNSTYPVGKVVMIFDGYSVAKDVNGNNKLTEKAIQILT from the exons atgttttcaattCTTTCGACAGATCTCGAAGCGAAGCCTGTTTCACTGAACGATATCATAGCAGCTGAAGAGAAAGTAGCCCAACTTACTGCCAGGAGACCAACAGCGACCAAAAGCAGACAACTCTATACACTCTCAG ATATCGACACTCCAACTCGAGTTAAGAAAAATTCACCACTGCATTACAGAAAAGCTTTTCAAATCGAATCACCATCAAAACCGAAGAAATTAAAGATCTCCCAAAGACCGTGGTATAACCGAAAGAAACTAACGAACAAAAGGGAAATCAATCACAATGACGGAATCATACAGAAGTACATTCCCTTACTTAAAAATCTTAGGCTACTTGTTGATAACATTCTCGCTCCAGACTCGAGCGAATCCTACGAGCCTAGCgataagaaatataaaagaaatcatTCCCCTACCAATGAGAGAGACAAAGATGAAAGAAATGATTCCCTTGGCAACAAGCGAGACAAAGTTGTTTGCACCTGTTCACATAGATCCAGTTCAGAGTCCCCTACACGTCCGCAGGAGGAGACAGTTACATCTACCGCGCCTCTTGCCACTGAGATCCAGGACGAGGTTACCATCATTACTACCACCACGCCGGCCTCTTCTACTATCGATGATAACGTCCGCGGTATCAGACGGTATACGAACGTACCCATACTATCTACAAGAAATCCCTCTAGCTTTTGGCGAGACGATAGTAGACTCGGTCAGAGAGACAGCTCCTCATTTGACAGAAGCATTGAAGGACATATCCCCGGAAATAATGGAGCTAATGAACGTAATACCAGAGGAGAAACTTGGCCCCATACAGAAAATTATGAAGAATATACCAATAGTTATTCACGAAACGATGCAAGTCGCGATCGATCCAGTGAGCAATTCCCTGGAATCGGAATCGAGTCCGGAGATACAGAGTTTCATAGAGGAACCAGCAAAACCGAAGAACTCCCGGTACCGAGAAATGAAACCTTtgaaaatgttacaaaatacGTACTTGAACACGAAAGAGAAATGGAATACAAAACTAGAAGAGACGAAACAGAAAGCTCATTACCTGTACCAGAATTTCCTTCAAGATTACGAGGATTTGAATCCCAAGAAGAAGAAATGGCAATTAGAACCTACAAAATCGATAAAGAAAGCATCCTTCAGAATAGCACCCGCGATAAACAATTCTCTGACGGAAATGGCCCATATACCTCAGAAGATCAAGGAATTCGTAGAGCAAATAAAGCAATAGCACCAAAACACATTTTGCCAAATTCCACATATCCAGTGGGTAAAGTTGTTATGATCTTCGATGGATATAGTGTTGCAAAAGATGTTAATGGTAACAACAAACTTACTGAAAAAGCTATTCAAATATTGACTTAA
- the LOC112042866 gene encoding signal recognition particle 19 kDa protein — MSAMISSWSPDKKHSDVERWICIYPAYLNNKKTLAQGRRLPKDICVENPTHQEIRDVLFSTGLRIGVENKLYPREKSKEMLYRGRIRVEIKNDDGKPINEEYPTRESVMRFIVESIPKLKTRQNRPADQQPQSVQQGSNKAKGKKGRR, encoded by the exons ATGTCAGCAATGATTTCTTCTTGGAGTCCAGACAAAAAACATAGTGATGTTGAAAG ATGGATTTGCATATATCCGGCTTATTTAAACAATAAGAAGACTTTGGCTCAGGGACGACGGCTGCCTAAAGACATCTGTGTAGAGAATCCTACTCATCAAGAAATAAGAGACGTGCTATTCTCTACAGGCCTACGTATTGGGGTTGAAAATAAACTTTATCCTCGTGAAAAGAGCAAG GAAATGTTATACAGAGGTCGGATTCGTGTTGAGATAAAGAATGATGACGGTAAACCTATTAATGAAGAATATCCAACCAGAGAATCTGTCATGAGGTTCATTGTTGAGTCTATACCTAAGTTGAAAACTCGTCAAAACAG ACCTGCTGATCAACAGCCTCAATCTGTACAACAAGGTAGCAATAAAGCCAAGGGAAAGAAAGGTCGCAGATAA
- the LOC112042868 gene encoding tRNA (guanine-N(7)-)-methyltransferase non-catalytic subunit wuho — MSLMIVSKNSIIVSKEAYIDYYDYCKHTVLHITSSTPENESITDIIVSSDEQFLAVLLSKTVIIYELINLKNIKKIVLPRSASKIRFDVSNKKLFVADKTGDVLIFELNEDSGSKLLGHLSLLLNVLQTNDGKYIITSDRDEKIRVSCYPNTYNIQTYCLGHKEFVNHIELMPHNDAYLTSTSGDGTVKFWNYINGTLLHTIDTFMDLKDNDGIKREFSKLMDEEGIEINSLPIVDYTITKYNEFSSLIAVAIHSYMKVLVYQVSVINNKFTHKLVTHICVNNFPTAIKFLNLTLFVYDGVDSVINEYPVVVDNENISLNLCKKIEAFQNMEVELSPFDHSSIKLLFKRKFDNVQEYQERKKLRMEKPSN, encoded by the coding sequence aTGTCGCTTATGATTGTGAGTAAAAATAGCATTATCGTTTCTAAAGAAGCCTACATTGATTATTACGATTATTGTAAACATACAGTTTTACACATTACATCAAGCACACCAGAAAATGAATCAATTACTGATATCATTGTATCCTCGGACGAACAATTTCTAGCTGTATTATTATCCAAAACAGTTATCATATACGAGTTAATAAATTTGAagaatatcaaaaaaattgttCTTCCAAGAAGTGCTAGTAAAATAAGATTCGATGTATCtaataaaaaactatttgtAGCAGATAAAACTGGTGATGTATTAATCTTTGAATTGAATGAAGACAGTGGATCAAAACTCTTAGGTCATTTGAGTCTTTTATTGAATGTACTGCAAACCAATGATGGTAAATACATTATAACCTCAGACAGAGATGAAAAGATCAGAGTATCTTGTTATCCTAATACTTACAATATTCAAACATACTGTTTAGGTCATAAAGAATTTGTTAATCATATAGAACTTATGCCACACAATGATGCATACTTGACAAGTACTTCAGGAGATGGGACTGTTAAATTCTGGAACTATATTAATGGTACTCTTTTACACACTATCGACACGTTTATGGACTTAAAAGACAACGATGGAATAAAGCGAGAATTCAGTAAGCTAATGGACGAAGAAGGGATAGAAATAAACAGTTTACCAATAGTTGATTATACAATAACCAAGTACAATGAATTTTCTAGCCTTATAGCAGTGGCTATTCATTCATACATGAAAGTTTTAGTATATCAAGTAAgcgtgataaataataaatttacacaCAAGCTTGTAACACATATTTGTGTGAATAATTTTCCTACTGCTATTAAATTCCTGAACTTGACACTGTTTGTGTATGATGGTGTAGATTCAGTAATAAATGAATACCCAGTTGTAGTGGATAATGAAAACATTTCATTGAATTTGTGCAAAAAAATTGAAGCGTTCCAAAATATGGAAGTAGAATTAAGTCCATTTGACCATAGctcaatcaaattattattcaaaagaaaatttgatAATGTGCAAGAGTatcaagaaagaaagaaacttAGAATGGAAAAACCTAGTAATTAA
- the LOC112049448 gene encoding piggyBac transposable element-derived protein 4-like gives MSSRHNRLRDDQIVNYLLTGEDSEDGMDSGDDDVIDPNFEPFENVMSDDDADTAGIDLNSIINELEDSETIPQPPDPVPDQQATTSGSNSRKNKSKRELQWKLKNLILNDQQVKFSGNSTLPSDLLELDTPIQFFLHLFPKEIMHLIAEQTNLYIIQKNPNQSFSVTESDIQKFIGIVFLMSLIKLPRVTSHWNTNIGTSLIYETMPKNKFEKIRQYIHFNDNSNMPQRNAPDADRLYKIRPIVAKLNESFGKIIKEEYLCVDEQICSTKARNTMKRYNPKKPHKWGYKIYVLCGVTGFAYKFEIETGAENIVLPGDNYFTSLSLLEHLAKEGILSLGTQ, from the coding sequence ATGTCTTCACGACATAATCGCCTTCGCGACGATCAAATCGTTAATTATCTTCTCACTGGTGAAGACAGTGAAGATGGAATGGATTCTGGTGACGATGATGTAATAGATCCCAATTTTGAACCATTTGAAAATGTTATGTCTGACGATGACGCCGATACAGCAGGTATTGACTTAAATTCTATTATCAATGAACTTGAAGATAGCGAAACTATTCCACAACCACCAGATCCAGTACCAGATCAGCAAGCAACAACATCAGGCTCAAATTCTAGAAAAAACAAAAGCAAGAGGGAACTGCAATGGAAACTAAAGAATCTTATTCTAAACGACCAGCAAGTTAAGTTTTCGGGAAATAGCACATTGCCATCTGATTTATTGGAACTAGATACGCCTATACAATTCTTTCTCCATTTGTTTCCTAAAGAAATTATGCATCTTATCGCTGAACAGactaatttatacatcataCAAAAAAATCCTAACCAATCTTTTTCCGTTACTGAATCTgatattcaaaaatttattgGAATCGTTTTTCTCATGTCTTTGATAAAACTACCGAGAGTTACTAGTCACTGGAATACAAACATTGGGACATCTTTGATATATGAAACAATGcccaaaaataaatttgaaaaaatacgccAATACATTCACTTCAATGATAACTCCAACATGCCTCAACGTAATGCACCAGATGCTGATCGATTATATAAAATACGACCCATTGTCGCTAAATTGAATGAAAGTTTTGGCAAGATTATCAAGGAGGAATATTTGTGCGTGGATGAACAAATTTGCTCTACAAAAGCCAGAAATACTATGAAGCGTTACAACCCGAAAAAGCCCCATAAATGGGGATACAAAATATATGTGCTTTGTGGAGTCACTGGGTTCGCTTACAAATTCGAAATAGAAACTGGAGCTGAAAATATTGTTCTCCCTGGAGATAACTATTTCACGTCTTTGTCATTACTGGAGCATTTGGCCAAGGAGGGAATTTTGAGCCTTGGGACGCAATAG
- the LOC112042867 gene encoding uncharacterized protein LOC112042867 has product MDIDVSKENIQPLRGGRNLVQLGTALQAQSDVDAQRQLQLQKEEHENAIRHYQGPDPLDPWFNYIQWVEQSYPKHGHEGNIDKLIKDCLQLFEKDERYFQDRRLVKLWIKYVDCLSNPLEIYQRLYNTGIGVECSEFYRAWACYSEESGDYKKANQVYMLGLQAKAQPLDELEQAHMNFQLFFAQRMLHDDSPTKRKAASALAETRLALTSLKSFKRRNIANVPVQRVGDSIKHVVPGVVRQQPADSRLPNSNIMINVYEDAPSTSRGAIPVAEDPGPASLVQACSNIENQREVGIWTNPKTKMVHTNVVPHQQLPFTPYEDDNDELKLSGNHLPYCMDDLRFNVPLCVPDPVDPTKIPCYNKTQVYVNDKEYSLEEIRARKFHVQKEIKTEAIEIKETYKSINETLAQCSALETLANCALDTEHDHMAQLMPLTMPTLHNVTKVTNMHSPGEPKLLVNLDSKEVSIKKNDENERSVMIDKENQMAPQTNTYNENGYAKNNLMEEFNRSLMSNLLGDSVTVNTKEARWELRNIFNDNAEPSMVQPVAVQQFEVPKFDIHEDRSMTMAINVKKNYEIDPRNFPEDKENANKFSVPPVVPTHQVNKTAYYEEPSCTQVFNFNIKDASTPNMSQFKKPTSCIDQSSKYASVPKFAIDESVIEHSDHAGIKREECVRQATDQHATDNHGAGLSVIMEATREYTSKSGSSSSGQSTRTNFTGYTTNYDSMYNNQNDPNLQNTAAKRNSISSQSRLPNGQFARNYQKRDQVEIKGALPPPSVPYHSHDHQYQKPVPQNYSGYSPQRSIHPHYQQGYGYQQSYSNNHLMNQPPAQGFGSPNPNPYHSPQHPGVNTHDMNPSVPVGFQSPTYSNQMVYQHSPVASPAHPMMSPQPNYNRQEFHYPSPADRHVYPNQQQHQPTAVFQSPPHQPQYSNALYYQRPSQVTAPNQAYGQLNYNTQNQYNSPNMYSNTNQHAESVNYNAVQNSYRQPAKVIENNQSSYGMSNNQPFQIYQSPQPPQNNYRNTVQEPAMVQNTYSDPQVKQEPSELKSPERTESDKHANNSNNVQYKNPALHKSPNSSVLRTVRHEQPNVKLSQKSPDIGFSNQFLNFISNRNEPKDNANTPKFTNSPNISQKMHKNLYVSSPEQAQVPPTSGLSDTDSKDGMTAQTATPIQSAKISHAVEKHKDISKRQLDFEHRVDIQSEDSRDSVGKDSRISSIYSRQSDFQSDGYGMDVDSENSMECSFKVTHSISLVETSDIPKPADIEFPKVIDPFNKKILASLLEYVKFPNKTHADGYMEVRSIPKIQTASVMNVGHTKFSIEKQLGKGNYGAVFLSLDLNSNKTVALKYQKPSRPWEFYICQEIKARIKDPFMLPGYMDITTAFLGDNASLFVSEYSKYGSLLDVANKVRVATSKCINEFIVILLTSEMLSIVHYLHKAQIIHADIKPDNFLLMKIPTQEWRTPSLQLIDLGCAIDMSLFPEGTTFRELIATEGFTCTEMREGKPWTYQTDLYCLAGTIFVILMGNYMKVTNRLGQWNIDKKLPRYMKNSLWDKIFTTLLNVPDCNNLPDLMDLKSEVDSVLNGIDSLSSQLRNFANVLKSR; this is encoded by the exons ATGGATATTGATGTCAGTAAGGAGAATATTCAGCCTCTGAGAGGCGGTAGAAATCTCGTGCAGCTTGGTACTGCACTGCAAGCTCAGTCAGATGTTGATGCCCAGCGACAGCTTCAGTTGCAAAAAGA GGAACACGAAAATGCTATTAGACATTATCAAGGGCCTGATCCTTTAGATCCTTGGTTTAACTACATACAATGGGTTGAACAGTCTTATCCCAAACATGGACATGAAGGTAAtattgataaattaataaaagactGTTTGCAGTTGTTTGAAAAAGATGAAAGATATTTTCAAGACCGGAGACTTGTAAAATTATGGATTAAATAT gtTGATTGTCTCTCAAATCCACTGGAAATATATCAAAGGCTTTACAATACTGGGATTGGTGTGGAATGCTCAGAGTTTTACAGAGCATGGGCTTGCTACAGTGAGGAGTCTGGAGATTATAAGAAAGCAAACCAAGTGTACATGTTGGGTCTTCAGGCAAAAGCGCAACCATTAGATGAACTTGAACAAGCACATAT GAACTTCCAACTGTTTTTTGCTCAAAGGATGTTACACGATGATTCCCCTACTAAGAGAAAGGCAGCTTCAGCTTTGGCAGAGACCAGATTGGCTTTAACATCCTTGAAATCTTTTAAAAGACGGAATATTGCCAATGTGCCAGTACAAAGAGTGGGTGATAGCATAAAACATGTGGTACCTGGTGTTGTAAGACAACAACCTGCAGATAGTAGACTTCCTAACTCTAATATCATGATTAATGTGTATGAG GATGCCCCTTCAACTTCAAGGGGAGCGATTCCAGTGGCAGAGGACCCAGGACCCGCATCACTAGTGCAAGCCTGCAGTAATATTGAGAATCAGAGAGAAGTTGGTATATGGACGAACCCTAAGACTAAGATGGTACATACAAATGTTGTACCACATCAGCAACTGCCTTTTACAC catatGAAGATGACAATGATGAATTAAAACTTTCTGGAAATCATTTGCCCTACTGTATGGACGATTTGAGATTTAATGTGCCTCTGTGTGTACCTGACCCAGTTGATCCCACAAAAATACCCTGTTATAATAAAACCCAG gtatatgttaatgataaagaatATAGTTTAGAAGAGATCCGAGCTAGAAAATTTCATGTACAAAAAGAGATTAAAACAGAGGCTATTGAAATTAAAGAAACCTATAAAAGTATTAATGAGACCCTTGCACAATGTAGTGCTCTGGAGACACTTGCCAACTGCGCTCTAGACACAGAACATGACCATATGGCCCAACTAATGCCATTGACAATGCCCACTTTACATAATGTAACTAAAGTTACAAATATGCATTCTCCTGGTGAACCTAAACTATTAGTGAATTTAGATTCAAAAGAAGTTAGCATTAAGAAAAATGACGAAAACGAAAGAAGTGTTATGATTGACAAAGAAAATCAAATGGCACCACAAACTAATACCTATAACGAAAATGGCTACGCCAAAAACAACTTGATGGAAGAGTTTAATAGAAGTTTGATGAGTAATCTTCTCGGTGATTCTGTTACTGTGAACACAAAAGAAGCTCGATGGGAActgagaaatatatttaatgataatg CGGAGCCATCTATGGTTCAGCCAGTAGCTGTTCAACAATTTGAAGTTCCCAAATTTGACATACATGAAGATAGATCTATGACTATGGCTATCaatgtaaagaaaaattatgaaatagatCCTAGAAACTTTCCTGAAGACAAAGAGAATGCAAATAAGTTCAGTGTCCCTCCTGTGGTACCAACACATcag gTTAACAAAACAGCTTATTATGAAGAACCTTCGTGTACACAAgtgtttaatttcaatataaaagaTGCAAGCACGCCAAATATGTCTCAATTTAAGAAACCTACTAGTTGTATTGATCAGTCCAGTAAATATGCTTCTGTACCAAAGTTTGCTATAGATGAGAGTGTCATAGAACACTCCGATCATGCGGGAATCAAAAGGGAAGAATGTGTTAGACAGGCGACGGATCAACACGCCACAGATAACCATGGCGCAGGCCTCTCTGTTATAATGGAAGCGACCCGGGAGTACACCAG TAAATCAGGCTCGAGTTCCTCAGGACAATCAACAAGAACAAATTTTACAGGGTACACAACTAACTACGACTCGATGTATAATAATCAAAATGATCCCAACCTACAGAACACTGCCGCTAAAAGAAATTCAATTTCCAGTCAATCGAGACTTCCCAATGGCCAATTCGCTAGAAACTATCAGAAGCGTGATCAAGTTGAAATTAAAGGGGCGCTTCCGCCGCCCTCAGTGCCTTATCATTCCCACGATCATCAATATCAAAAACCTGTTCCGCAAAACTATAGCGGCTATTCTCCTCAAAGGTCAATACATCCCCACTACCAGCAAGGTTACGGTTATCAACAATCTTATTCTAACAACCACTTAATGAATCAACCGCCAGCTCAAGGTTTTGGAAGTCCAAACCCGAATCCCTACCATAGTCCCCAACACCCTGGTGTGAATACCCACGATATGAATCCATCAGTACCAGTAGGGTTTCAAAGTCCCACATATTCAAATCAAATGGTATACCAGCATTCGCCGGTAGCCAGTCCCGCTCATCCTATGATGAGTCCGCAACCGAATTACAATCGCCAGGAGTTCCACTACCCTAGTCCAGCCGATCGTCATGTCTATCCTAACCAACAGCAACACCAACCCACTGCAGTATTCCAAAGCCCTCCACACCAACCTCAATACTCAAACGCACTCTATTATCAGAGACCCAGTCAAGTGACTGCTCCTAATCAAGCATATGGACAACTAAATTATAACACTCAAAACCAATATAATAGCCCAAATATGTATTCGAATACGAACCAGCATGCGGAAAGTGTAAATTATAACGCCGTACAAAATTCTTATCGCCAGCCTGCTAAAGTAATAGAAAACAACCAATCGTCATACGGAATGTCTAACAATCAACCGTTCCAAATATACCAAAGTCCTCAACCCCCTCAAAATAATTACCGTAATACAGTACAAGAACCTGCTATGGTACAAAATACCTATTCTGATCCTCAAGTTAAACAAGAACCTTCAGAATTGAAAAGTCCAGAAAGAACTGAGAGTGATAAACATGCAAATAACAGTAACAACGTTCAGTATAAAAATCCAGCATTACATAAGAGTCCTAATAGTTCAGTGCTAAGAACTGTCAGGCATGAACAACCAAACGTTAAACTTAGTCAGAAATCTCCAGATATTGGATTTTCAAATCAATTTTTGAACTTCATATCCAACAGAAATGAACCGAAAGACAATGCAAATACACCTAAATTTACGAATAGTCCAAACATATCGCAAAAAATGCATAAGAATTTGTATGTATCGAGTCCTGAGCAAGCTCAAGTCCCACCAACGTCTGGCCTGTCCGATACAGACAGTAAAGACGGCATGACGGCTCAAACTGCTACACCAATACAGTCTGCTAAAATATCTCATGCTGTCGAAAAACACAAGGATATTTCTAAACGACAGTTGGATTTCGAACACCGTGTAGATATCCAGTCTGAAGACAGCAGGGATTCTGTAGGCAAGGACAGTAGAATCTCTTCAATTTACTCTCGCCAATCGGACTTCCAATCTGATGGTTACGGAATGGATGTGGATAGCGAAAACTCAATGGAGTGTAGTTTTAAGGTCACTCACTCAATTTCTTTGGTAGAAACCAGTGACATACCTAAACCAGCTGATATTGAATTCCCAAAAGTGATTGATCCGTTTAACAAAAAGATTTTAGCCTCTTTACTTGAATATGTCAAGTTTCCTAACAAAACTCATGCAGATGGCTACATGGAAGTAAGATCCAttccaaaaatacaaacagCTTCAGTTATGAATGTAGGACATACCAAATTCTCTATAGAAAAACAACTTGGCAAAGGAAATTATGGAGCAGTATTCTTGTCATTGGACCTGAATAGTAACAAGACTGTAGCTCTAAAGTACCAAAAACCAAGCCGGCCATGGGAGTTCTACATTTGTCAAGAAATAAAAGCGAGAATTAAGGATCCATTCATG CTTCCAGGATACATGGACATAACAACAGCATTTCTGGGAGATAATGCAAGTTTATTTGTATCTGAATATTCGAAATATGGATCTTTATTGGACGTCGCAAACAAAGTTAGAGTTGCCACTTCAAAATGCATAAATGAGTTTATTGTCATTCTATTGACATCAGAAATGCTCTCAATAGTACATTACTTGCATAAAGCTCAAATTATCCATGCTGATATTAAGCCAGACAACTTTTTATTGATGAAGAT CCCAACTCAAGAATGGAGGACACCATCTTTGCAGTTGATTGATTTAGGATGTGCAATCGATATGTCATTATTTCCTGAAGGAACGACGTTTAGAGAA TTAATTGCAACTGAAGGATTCACATGTACAGAAATGAGGGAAGGGAAGCCTTGGACATACCAGACAGACTTATACTGTCTTGCTGGTACAATTTTCGTTATTTTGATGGGCAACTACATGAAGGTGACTAACCGTCTTGGACAATGGAATATTGACAAAAAATTGCCCAG GTACATGAAAAATAGCTTATGGGACAAAATATTTACTACTCTTCTAAATGTGCCAGATTGCAACAACTTACCCGACCTCATGGATTTAAAATCTGAAGTTGACAGTGTCTTGAATGGAATAGACAGTCTCAGTTCACAGCTCCGTAACTTTGCGAATGTGCTTAAGtctaggtaa